A window of the Thiomicrospira microaerophila genome harbors these coding sequences:
- the ilvN gene encoding acetolactate synthase small subunit, with the protein MKHIISMLIENESGALSRVAGLFSARGYNIQALTVAPTEDESLSRLTLVTLGNAHQIEQIVKHLNRLIDVVKVVDLTEGAHIERELMLIKLSAVGDYREEFVRLADIFRGTIVDVTATTYTVQMIGETQKLDAFIAAIDPALILETVRSGAMGIMRGEKCLQI; encoded by the coding sequence ATGAAGCATATAATTTCAATGTTAATCGAAAATGAATCCGGTGCGCTTTCACGCGTCGCTGGGCTTTTTTCTGCTCGTGGCTACAACATTCAAGCCCTAACCGTGGCCCCTACCGAAGACGAATCCTTGTCTCGTCTAACCTTGGTAACCCTGGGAAACGCACATCAAATCGAACAGATTGTTAAACACCTTAACCGTTTAATTGATGTGGTCAAGGTGGTTGATCTAACTGAGGGCGCGCACATAGAGCGTGAATTAATGCTCATCAAACTCTCAGCGGTGGGTGACTATCGTGAAGAGTTTGTGCGTTTGGCCGATATTTTCCGCGGTACGATTGTCGATGTGACAGCGACCACCTACACGGTACAAATGATTGGCGAAACCCAAAAGCTTGATGCCTTTATTGCTGCGATTGATCCGGCATTAATCCTTGAAACCGTGCGTTCTGGCGCAATGGGGATTATGCGCGGTGAAAAGTGTTTGCAGATATAA
- the orn gene encoding oligoribonuclease codes for MKSDTNLIWIDLEMTGLEPRHHKIIEIATVVTDAQLNILAQGPTLAIHVDESELDKMDNWCIEHHGKSGLTQRVRNSQISLEQAEQQTLDFLSQYVSKGVSPMCGNSICQDRRFLVEEMPKLEAFFHYRNLDVSTLKELAKRWAPNVYQAHKKQGSHLAMDDILESIDELKHYRQHLFNQ; via the coding sequence ATGAAATCTGACACTAATTTGATTTGGATTGACCTTGAAATGACCGGTTTAGAGCCTCGTCATCATAAAATCATTGAGATTGCGACCGTTGTCACCGATGCACAATTGAATATATTGGCACAAGGGCCGACCTTAGCGATTCATGTCGATGAATCTGAGCTCGACAAGATGGATAACTGGTGCATTGAACACCACGGAAAATCAGGACTCACCCAGCGCGTTCGTAACAGCCAGATTAGCCTAGAGCAAGCGGAACAGCAAACGCTCGATTTTCTGAGCCAATATGTTTCTAAAGGTGTCTCACCCATGTGCGGCAACAGTATTTGCCAAGACCGGCGTTTTTTGGTTGAGGAAATGCCTAAACTTGAGGCTTTTTTTCACTACCGTAACCTGGATGTCAGTACGCTGAAGGAGTTGGCCAAGCGTTGGGCTCCGAATGTTTACCAAGCGCACAAGAAGCAAGGCAGCCACCTTGCGATGGATGACATTTTAGAATCGATCGACGAACTCAAGCATTATCGACAACATTTGTTTAACCAATAA
- a CDS encoding acetolactate synthase 3 large subunit, with protein sequence MELTGAQILIHFLEDEGVEHIWGYPGGAALPIYDALDTDAKELQHILVRHEQAAVHAADGYARSTGKPGVVLVTSGPGATNTVTGIATAYMDSIPMIVITGQVPTSLIGLDAFQEVDTVGITRPIVKHNFLVKDVKDLAITLKKAFYIATTGRPGPVVIDIPKDVQNATSHYEYPQEVALRSYLPVVKGHSGQIRKAVDMMLSAERPIFYTGGGVVLGDGSEELTKLVRKLGFPITQTLMGLGAFPASDKQNIGMLGMHGTYEANLAMHHCDVLIAIGSRFDDRVTGNIEKFCPTAKIIHVDIDPASISKNVVVDIPIVGPVQQVLQEMNAHLDKLDHQPQAEQTQAWWSQIEEWRSMNCLKFDTSGTKIKPQAAVQAVWEVTNGDAYVTSDVGQHQMFAAQYYTFDKPRRWINSGGLGTMGFGLPAAMGVQMAFPDATVLCITGEGSIQMNIQELSTCLQYGLPVKVVCLNNGFLGMVRQWQEFFYDRRYSMSYMDSLPDFVKLTEAYGHVGVRIDNPATMKQQLEEAFALKDKFVFIDIITDQQENVYPMIPAGAGQNEMILV encoded by the coding sequence GTGGAACTAACTGGTGCCCAAATCTTAATCCATTTTTTGGAAGATGAGGGGGTAGAGCATATATGGGGTTATCCAGGTGGCGCTGCGCTGCCCATCTATGACGCCCTTGATACCGACGCAAAAGAATTACAACACATTCTTGTGCGCCATGAACAAGCCGCTGTGCATGCTGCAGACGGTTATGCACGCTCTACAGGTAAGCCAGGGGTCGTACTGGTCACATCTGGGCCTGGTGCCACCAATACCGTAACCGGTATTGCCACCGCCTATATGGACTCTATCCCGATGATCGTTATTACTGGACAAGTGCCAACCAGCCTAATTGGTTTGGATGCCTTCCAGGAAGTCGATACCGTGGGGATTACACGCCCGATAGTCAAACACAATTTCTTGGTCAAGGATGTTAAAGATTTGGCGATAACGCTCAAAAAAGCGTTCTATATTGCCACAACCGGCCGACCAGGCCCGGTTGTTATTGATATCCCCAAAGATGTACAAAACGCCACAAGCCACTATGAATATCCACAAGAAGTTGCGTTGCGCTCCTACTTACCTGTTGTTAAAGGTCATAGCGGACAAATTAGAAAAGCCGTTGATATGATGCTGTCAGCTGAACGCCCGATTTTCTACACCGGTGGTGGTGTGGTGTTAGGTGACGGATCCGAGGAACTGACTAAATTGGTCAGAAAACTGGGTTTTCCGATCACACAAACGCTAATGGGGCTTGGTGCATTTCCTGCCAGCGATAAACAAAACATTGGCATGTTGGGTATGCACGGTACCTACGAAGCCAACCTCGCGATGCACCATTGCGATGTGCTGATTGCGATTGGTTCACGCTTTGATGACCGTGTGACGGGTAATATTGAGAAATTCTGCCCGACCGCTAAAATTATTCATGTTGATATTGATCCGGCATCGATTTCTAAAAACGTGGTGGTGGACATTCCGATTGTTGGCCCTGTTCAGCAAGTATTGCAAGAAATGAACGCCCACCTCGACAAACTAGATCACCAACCACAAGCTGAGCAAACACAAGCTTGGTGGTCGCAGATTGAAGAGTGGCGTTCGATGAACTGCTTAAAATTTGATACCAGTGGTACCAAAATTAAACCTCAAGCTGCAGTTCAAGCCGTTTGGGAAGTAACAAACGGTGATGCTTATGTAACATCGGATGTAGGCCAACACCAAATGTTTGCCGCCCAGTATTATACTTTTGACAAACCTCGTCGCTGGATCAACTCCGGTGGTTTGGGTACCATGGGCTTCGGTTTACCGGCGGCCATGGGGGTTCAAATGGCGTTTCCGGATGCGACCGTGTTATGCATTACTGGTGAAGGCTCGATTCAAATGAATATCCAAGAGCTTTCTACCTGTTTGCAATACGGTTTGCCGGTCAAGGTGGTGTGCTTAAACAACGGCTTTTTGGGCATGGTTCGCCAGTGGCAAGAATTCTTTTATGACCGCCGCTATTCTATGTCCTATATGGATTCGTTACCGGATTTTGTCAAGTTGACTGAAGCCTATGGCCATGTGGGTGTGCGTATTGACAACCCTGCGACCATGAAGCAACAGCTTGAAGAGGCGTTTGCGCTGAAAGATAAGTTTGTCTTTATTGACATTATTACCGATCAGCAAGAAAACGTTTATCCGATGATTCCGGCCGGTGCTGGTCAAAACGAAATGATATTGGTGTAA